In Rhizobiales bacterium NRL2, a genomic segment contains:
- a CDS encoding 4-hydroxybutyrate dehydrogenase, with protein MAIITYVNQCHIEHGAIDMLADSLAQLGMRRPLICTDRGLVALGMADELRRRIPNDVQATLYDGTPENPTERAVKDALRLFRENDCDGIVALGGGSSMDLAKGVALLATHDEPLAGYNAATGGGAKIGPCAPMIVIPTTSGTGSEVSRGAVIITEDGRKLVFGSPHMLPKIALCDPDLTLGLPARLTAATGMDAVTHLMEAVMSPVDNPPAEAIGLDGLWRAVGQGNLIRATENGRDRAARKEMMIAAAEGALAFQKGLGAVHAMSHAIGRIAALNLHHGTLNAVCLPACLRYNDEVLGEKRDRLRHAMGLKAGEPLDRAVEALNAKLGLPANLSEMGVTEDMMPGLIEHALADPTTPTNARPVDAAGFEALYRDAMGIG; from the coding sequence ATGGCCATCATCACCTACGTCAACCAGTGCCATATCGAGCATGGCGCCATCGACATGCTGGCCGACAGCCTGGCGCAGCTCGGCATGCGCCGGCCGCTGATCTGCACCGACCGGGGGCTGGTCGCACTGGGCATGGCCGACGAACTGCGCCGCCGCATCCCCAACGACGTCCAGGCGACGCTCTATGACGGCACGCCCGAAAACCCGACCGAACGGGCGGTGAAGGACGCGCTCCGGCTGTTCCGCGAGAACGACTGCGACGGCATCGTGGCGCTCGGCGGCGGATCGTCCATGGACCTGGCCAAGGGCGTGGCCCTGCTGGCCACCCATGACGAGCCCCTGGCCGGGTACAACGCCGCCACCGGCGGCGGCGCGAAGATCGGTCCCTGCGCGCCGATGATCGTGATCCCGACCACCTCCGGCACCGGCTCCGAGGTCAGCCGCGGCGCGGTGATCATTACCGAAGACGGCCGCAAGCTGGTCTTCGGCAGCCCGCACATGCTGCCGAAGATCGCGCTCTGCGATCCCGACCTGACGCTCGGCCTGCCGGCGCGGCTGACCGCGGCCACCGGCATGGACGCCGTCACCCATCTGATGGAGGCGGTGATGAGCCCGGTCGACAACCCGCCGGCGGAGGCCATCGGGCTGGACGGGCTGTGGCGCGCCGTGGGCCAGGGCAATCTGATCCGCGCGACGGAGAACGGCCGGGACAGGGCGGCGCGCAAGGAGATGATGATCGCCGCCGCCGAGGGGGCGCTGGCCTTCCAGAAGGGCCTCGGCGCGGTCCACGCCATGAGCCACGCCATCGGCCGCATCGCCGCGCTCAACCTGCACCACGGCACGCTGAACGCCGTCTGCCTGCCGGCCTGTCTGCGCTACAACGACGAGGTATTGGGGGAGAAACGCGACAGGCTGCGCCACGCCATGGGCCTGAAGGCGGGCGAGCCGCTGGACCGGGCCGTCGAGGCGCTGAACGCGAAGCTCGGCCTGCCCGCGAACCTCTCGGAGATGGGCGTCACCGAGGACATGATGCCCGGCCTGATCGAACACGCGCTGGCCGACCCCACCACGCCGACCAACGCGCGGCCGGTCGATGCCGCCGGCTTCGAGGCGCTTTACCGCGACGCAATGGGCATCGGCTGA